Proteins from a single region of Companilactobacillus farciminis KCTC 3681 = DSM 20184:
- the grpE gene encoding nucleotide exchange factor GrpE has translation MADKQKDQDLKTAKEETSKTDKKAEKKTAEKQDPKDKEIKDLNAKNADLEDKFLRSQAEIQNMNNRHKKEVAGMLKYDGQKLATEILPVLDNLERALNVEATDDSSKQLKKGIEMVQQHMVKALEDNHVKAIDNVGEKFDPAVAQAVQTVPADDDHKKDTVVQVLQKGYKLEDRVLRPAMVVVAQ, from the coding sequence ATGGCAGATAAACAAAAAGATCAAGATTTGAAGACTGCTAAAGAAGAAACTTCAAAGACTGATAAAAAAGCTGAAAAGAAAACAGCTGAAAAACAAGATCCAAAAGACAAAGAGATCAAAGATCTTAATGCCAAGAATGCGGACTTGGAAGACAAGTTCTTAAGAAGCCAAGCTGAAATTCAAAATATGAATAATCGTCATAAAAAAGAAGTTGCTGGTATGCTTAAATATGACGGACAAAAGCTAGCTACTGAAATTCTTCCCGTTTTGGATAATTTGGAACGTGCTTTGAATGTTGAAGCCACAGATGACTCAAGCAAGCAATTGAAGAAGGGTATCGAGATGGTTCAACAACACATGGTTAAAGCATTGGAAGACAACCATGTCAAAGCTATCGACAATGTAGGTGAGAAGTTTGATCCTGCAGTTGCTCAAGCTGTTCAAACTGTTCCAGCTGATGATGACCACAAGAAAGATACCGTTGTTCAAGTCCTTCAAAAGGGATACAAACTTGAAGACCGTGTCTTACGTCCAGCAATGGTTGTCGTTGCACAATAA